Below is a window of Thermoleophilaceae bacterium DNA.
ATGTACACCGGCACGTCGATCTTGTGGACGAACGTGATCGGCGACAGCGGGTCCGCCACCCTCGGCACGTAGTAGTTGTTGCGGTAGGTCTTCGCGATCAGGTTGACGGCGTCGCCATGCAGCACCTGGTTGGCCTTGCACACGCGATCGCCGCCGCGGATGCGCGTCAGCGCCCAGGCCTGGCCGCCGCTCGGTGACGCGGGCTTCGCGTCGTGCACGCGGTCCTTGGCCCAGCTCAGTGCGAAGCCCGTGTTGAGAATGCCACCCGGGTAGAGCGTGGTCTGCGTGTTGTCGATCACCGACAGCGGCGCGATCGCGGCGAGGCTCGGCGGGCGGTTCTGCGCGACGAACAGCTGGCTGATGCCGCCGTACGAGATGCCCATCATCCCCACCTTGTGGTGGAGCACCCAGGGCTGGCGGGCGACGGTCTCGATCACGTCGTAGCCGTCGAGCCCCTGGAGCGCCTCGAAGTAGTCGAACGCTCCGCCCGAGCAGCCGGTGCCGCGCATGTTCACGTCCACCACCGCGAAGCCGAGCAGCGTCGCGATCGGCTCGATCGAGCTCTGCGGCCCGGCCGGGTTGGCGTAACCGTAGCCCGAGTACTCGATCAGCGTCGGAAACGGTCCCTTGCCCGCCGGCAGATGCACGTCGATCGCGAGCTTGGTGCCGTCACGCGTGGTGAGGTAGCCGTAGCCGGAGGCGGGAATCTTCTGGCGGTAGATCTTCGTGCTGGGCGGCGCGGCCCGTGTGGTGAGCACGGTGAGTGGACGCGAGCGCGCAGAGCCGGCGCTCACCCGGTAACCGCGTCCCGGCCTTACGTTCCGGAACACGATCCCGCCGAGCGAGTCGGCTCGCCGCGAGCGCACGCGGCGGCCCGCATGGTTGAACAGCGCAACCCGCGCATGACCCTTCACTCCGGTCACCTGCACCTGCTCGGCACTGCCGCGCGCGCTGAGCTTGGCGGCAGCCGTGCCGGGGACGAGCAGCACAGGCAGCAGTGCCGCGAGCGCGAGTCCGTTCCGCATCGCTCACACCTTTTCAGATCGAGCGGCGCACGGCTAGTCTCTCCGCGTGAGCTCGCGGTCGGTAGCGGTGGTGGGCGCTGGGTTCGGCGGCGTCGGCACGCTCGTGATGCTGAAGCGCGCGGGCTACAAGAACGTGACCGTGTTCGAAAAGGGCGAGCGCGTGGGCGGCGTGTGGAACTACAACACGTACCCCGGCGCCGCCTGTGACGTGCCGTCGCACCTCTACGAGTTCTCGTTCGCGCCCAACCCGCGCTGGTCGCGCCGCTTCGCGCCGCAGGCCGAGATCCAGGCCTACATCGAGGACGTCGCGCGCCGCGAGGGCGTGTTCCACCGCGTGAGGACGAGCACCGAGGTGGAGCGCGCCACCTGGGACGAGGAACGCGCGAAGTGGATCCTCCAGACGAGCGGCGGCGAGCACGAGGCGGACGTGCTCGTGACCGCCTGCGGCCAGCTTTCGGTGCCGAGCGTCCCGCCGCTCCCGGGACTCGACAGCTTCGGCGGTCCTTCCTTCCACACAGCCGAGTGGCGGCACGACGTGCCGCTGGAGGGCAGGCGCGTGGCCGTGATCGGCACGGGCTGCAGCGCGATCCAGACCGTGCCCGCGATCCAGCCGGTCGTCGCGCAGGTGGACGTCTACCAGCGCTCGCCGGGGTGGACGCTCCCGAAGATGGACTTCGAATACCGGGAGCGGACCAAGCGGCTGTTCAAGCGGTTCCCCGCGCTGCTGCGGCTCGACCGCGCCGCCACCTTCGCCTTTCTCGAGACGGCCACCGCCGCGATGACTTCGCGTCAGTGGCTGCTGCCCGTCTTCCGGGCGGTCGCGCGCCGCCAGATCAACAGCGCGATCAAGGACCCTGAGCTGCGCCGCAAGGTCACGCCCACAGACCAGGTGGGCTGCAAGCGCATCATGCTCACCGACGACTGGTATCCCACGCTCACGAAGTCGAACGTCGAGCTCGTGACCGATCGGATCGCCG
It encodes the following:
- a CDS encoding NAD(P)/FAD-dependent oxidoreductase, with translation MSSRSVAVVGAGFGGVGTLVMLKRAGYKNVTVFEKGERVGGVWNYNTYPGAACDVPSHLYEFSFAPNPRWSRRFAPQAEIQAYIEDVARREGVFHRVRTSTEVERATWDEERAKWILQTSGGEHEADVLVTACGQLSVPSVPPLPGLDSFGGPSFHTAEWRHDVPLEGRRVAVIGTGCSAIQTVPAIQPVVAQVDVYQRSPGWTLPKMDFEYRERTKRLFKRFPALLRLDRAATFAFLETATAAMTSRQWLLPVFRAVARRQINSAIKDPELRRKVTPTDQVGCKRIMLTDDWYPTLTKSNVELVTDRIAEITPSGIRTADGRERPADVLVLATGFKSHAFIAPMEVEGSGGQTLADEWQDVARAYLGLSVPGFPNMFVLYGPNTNGGAVSIIHQLESGIGHVVAALRELDRQRADRIEVTHETTDAFNRELRAALAGTVWHAGCTNWYVDENGNDPSQWPWQWTAYRRRTAELEPGAYRFSAKELAPVAS